From a region of the Neobacillus niacini genome:
- a CDS encoding DUF456 domain-containing protein — MEIVYWSIIIVLFIIGFVGLVYPIIPSVLFLLAGYILYGVFFSFEPFGWFFWVIQSFFIILLFVADYIANMIGVQKYGGSKAGVWGSTIGLLVGPFIIPFLGILVGPFIGAVGAELLVNKRDFKNSLKIGFGSVVGFISSVITKAIIQTLMIVYFLLVVF; from the coding sequence ATGGAGATCGTTTATTGGTCAATCATTATAGTGCTTTTTATCATTGGGTTTGTCGGTCTGGTATATCCCATAATCCCAAGTGTTTTGTTTCTTTTAGCCGGATATATTCTATATGGTGTCTTTTTTTCATTTGAACCTTTCGGGTGGTTCTTTTGGGTGATTCAAAGTTTTTTTATTATCCTACTGTTTGTCGCAGATTATATTGCCAATATGATTGGGGTACAAAAATACGGTGGTTCAAAGGCTGGTGTATGGGGGAGTACAATAGGACTTTTAGTCGGACCATTCATTATTCCGTTTCTGGGAATTCTTGTTGGGCCGTTTATTGGCGCGGTAGGAGCAGAGCTTCTGGTTAATAAGCGAGATTTCAAGAACAGTTTAAAAATCGGTTTTGGGTCTGTTGTAGGATTTATTAGCAGTGTCATAACGAAAGCAATCATCCAAACCCTCATGATTGTATACTTCTTATTAGTTGTTTTTTAA